AGCGATCGAGTAAGTAAACAGACCATTCATCCCGGTGCGTTTCTTTGAAGTTAAACCGTGCTCGGTTCGGACGATTAATTTCGACCCAATTTCCGTTACGACGGGAGGCAAAGAAGCCCCCTGCATGGTTGACGCGCTTTACTGTATAGCCTTTGACGACAGTGCTGGTGGGTTTTTGAGTCGGTTGCGCCTTGGCGCTAATCAGTTGAAACCGTTGGATTTTCCGGCCTTTCACATAAACGCCCTGGTTTCGGTACAAATCAAGCTCCAATCGTCCTTGAGTTGATTTATTTCGCAGCTGGACAAAGCGCTTATCGCGCTTAATCTCCTGGAGTCTGGCCCGAATTTTACCGTTCCGACTAACTCGTACCCAATTTCCATGACCGCGGGCCTGAAATACGCCCTGTCTGTAAGTGATTCGCGTTGCATTCAGACCATCTACACCGTTTGAAGCGATCGGGCTTCGTTGTCTAGCGGCGAATTGGGCACAGGCATTGCTGGGGCCATCGGTTCGACAAGCTAATGCCGCAGTGCTATTCAAGGCAATCATCGGTGCAGCAGTCAAAATCAAAGCGGAAACGGACGCAATTTGACGAAGCATGGAGATAACTCCTAAAGGTGAATACGCTGGTGGCGCTTGTCTCTAGGCTTTTACACGTTACTGTTTGATGGATTATGCAGTGATTGATATTTTTGTGGTTAATTCGACTGATCAAAAAATCAGGCAACAAAATAAGGCAACAGTGGATAACCCACTGTTGCCTTGAGACCTAAAGTTCAGAAAGCGGCGCTCGTCACTCCAGTTCTGACTAGACGGGTGTGACTAGACGGGTGTGGCGAGACGGACGAGACGAGACGCTGTGCTCAAAGATTTCGTCTGGTTTATTGCGTCTGGTTTATATCGTGAGCACAGCCTGCTGTGTCTTACCGTCGTACCAGCACTTGATAGCGTGGGACTTCGATTTCCTGGCCGGCATAACCAATGTTGCAGTTCCGAGCAACGAGCTTACCAGGATGTACGCCACCCTTATAGCGAGCGCGACAAACGAATAAGCGCCGCCCCGTTTCCCGTCCACCCATCACTGCCTTGCGGGGAATGCTGCCATTGCTGGCATTTTTCCAGGTCAATGGTAGGCGTTTGAGATTAACCAATGCCTGATATTTCGGCATCTCGATCTCCTTACCGGCGTAGCTAATGTTGCAATTGTTCGCCACAATTTTGCCAGGATGCACGCCACCGTTGTAGTTCGCACGGCAAATATACAAGCGCCGCCCCGTTTCCCGTCCACCCATCACGGCTCTGCGGGGCACTTCACCATTACGTGCATTGACCCAAGTGAGTCGCTTCCGGGCAGTCGTGATCCGGGGTGTTCTAGTGCTGACATTCGTGATGCGATAGCGATCGGACTTCCGCCCCCGCATTTTGTAGCTCACCCGCTTGCGATATAGATCAAGCTGGACTTGGATATTGCGCGATCGGTCGAGCAGATAAACCGACCATTCATCCCGCTGTACTTCTTCGAAGTTGCGCTCCACCTGGTTACGCCGATCGGTTGAGACCCATTTATTATTGCCCCGATTGACATAGGCTCCTCTGGAATGACGCACATAGTTGACGTTCCCAGCATTAATCATCTTTTTCGATTGGGCGCTGGTGATGTTGTAGAGGTCAGACCGCTGACCACGAGCACTATAAATGACCTTCTTACGATGTAGGTCGAGTTGGATTCGGACATTGCGCGATCGATCTAGCAGATAAACCGACCACTCATCTCGCTGCACTTCTTGAAATTTGAATTCAGTCGGGTTTCCAGCATTTCCTTCGTACCAGATGCCCTTGCCGTGGTTGATATAGTAGCCTTGTTTAGAATGACGAATATAGTTGACGTTACGGCCATTAACTTTAGTTTGTTGCTTAATCGAACGAGCTTGGATTGTCGGTGCCGCCGAAGCCATACTGCTATTCAATGCCACCATTGGTGCGGTAGCCAGTGCTAAAGCCGAGATTGAAGCAATTTGACGAAACATGGGAACTCCTAGATGTAAATGCACTGGTAGCGTGCTTTTTCTGTCTGAGCGTTTATAGGTGATGGGTTTGCGTGCTTATGCGCTGAATGGAGAATATTGCTAATAATTTTTCTACCCCTGAGATCTTTTCTAAATTTCATGCTGGCTTCTAGACAGGGGTTTTAGTGCTTTTAGGAGGCAATTTTAAAAGTGACCACGGCTAGTCAGTTGCGGAAGCTGTGATGGGTTAAACGTCGCTCTTGCCAATCCTTACTCAAGCGACTTAGTGAAGCGAATTGACCCACAATTTCAAAAAATTTTTGACCGAACTGCATAACGATCGGAAGTCCGACGTGAAGGTAACTATCAACCGAGAGACAGTCCATCACGCGTTGAATCACACAACAACTCACAAGCAATTAACTACACTATGAACTTCCTACGCCGTTTTAGTTTGCCTGCCTTGATGCTGACCACCCTGGCTGCTTCTGCGATGAGCGTCGCCGTAGCGCCTCAATCGGCTGAGGCTTTTATCATCCGTAGAAAAGATGCTGACGTCTTCAACAACAAGTATGCCCGCAAGCACTACGTCCGTGGCAAGTGCTCCATCGCTAAGGGTAAGCTCTTTATCCCTGTGCCGACAGGCGTTCTCTTTGGGCGACAAATTCCTGTAGGCGGTGAAGTTCGGTGCTCAGCCGACGTGTTTAAGCGCAAGGCAGCCGTCATTCGTCTCCGTCGCACGCGGAAATTGAATGTGAAGCGCTATTTCGTAGTCGAAGGTCGTGATGATCTGAAAATAATCGCCTCCAAGACCTCCAAGACCTGTAATGGTAAACGCTGTGTTATTAAACTTAAGCCATCTCGTTCTAGCAAAGTAGTTGGTATGACTGCTTGTATCGAATCGCGCGGCAAGTCTCGTATTGTGCAGATTGGCACAGTTCCTACGGGTTTGGACAATGGCTTTAAGTCGAAGCGGTGCAGTGCGCGGAAGTACTAGATTGCGGTTTTCGTTTTAGCGCTCAGCCCATAGATTTCAGCTCAGTTTGTGTGTTCGCCCGCCTGTATGTGAATCGCATATAGGCGGGTTGCTGTATCCGATTGCCAATGAATTTGCGCACAACTGAGTGTCGAACTGCATAAACCACTCAAGCCCGACGTGAATATAACTATCAACCGCGAGACAGTACTTCACACTTTCAGTCACACAAGCGTTTCAAGGAATTAAGACTATGAACTTCATCCATCGCTTTAGTTTGCCTGCCTTGATGCTGACCACCCTGGCTGCTTCTGCCATGAGCATCGCCGTAGCGCCTCAATCGGCTGATGCGTCTTTTAGTAATCGTTTTCACATCCGCAGGCAAGATGCTGATGTCTACATTAACAAGTTTGACCGCAAGCACTATGTCCGTGGCAAGTGCTTCATCGCTAAGGGTAAGATCTTTGCTCCTCCGCTGCCTATAAGCCTCCGCCTCTTCCCGAGCTCAGGTACTCCAGGTGGTGCAATTCGGTGCTCAGCCGACGTGTTTAGGGGCAGGGCAGCCCGCATTCGTCTCCGTCGCACGAGAAAATTGCATGTAAAGCGCTATGCCGTAGTCGCAAGAGATGAAAGGCTCAAAGTGGTTACATTCAAGCAGTCAAAGACCTGTCATGGTAAGCGCTGTGTTGTGAAAATTACGCCATCTCCTAACCCACCTCGCCCGATCGAAACTGTTGGTATGACCGCTTGTATCGAATCGCGCGGCAAGTCTCGTATCGTGCAGATTGGCAACGTTCCTAAGGGTTTGGACAATGGCTTTAAGTCGAAGCGATGCTCGCAGCGTAAGTTCTAGGTTTAGGTTTTCGTTCTAGCATTCAGCCCATAGATTTCAGCTCAGTTTGTGTGTTCGCCCGCCTGTATGTGAATCGCATATAGGCGGGTTGCTGTATCCGATTGCCAATGAATTTGCGCACAACTGAGTGTCGAACTGCATAAACCCCTCAAGCCCGACGTGCAAGTAACTATCAACCGCGCAACACTCCATTACGCGTTGAGTCACACAACTATTCCAAGGAATTATGACGATGAGCCTCTTCCGTCGCTTTAGTTTACCTGCCTTGATGCTAACCACCCTGGCTGCTTCTGCCATGAGCATCGCCGCAACGCCTCAATCGGCTGAGGCTTTTATCATCCGCAGGAAAAGTGCTGATGTCTTTATTAACAAGTATGACCGCAAGCACTACGTCCGTGGCAAGTGCTCCCTAGCTAAGGGCAAAGGCTTTGTTCCTGTGCCGACAGGTGCTTTTTTGAAAAGGCTTCCTGAATCTGGTGAAATTAGGTGCTCTGGCGACGTGTTTAAGCGCAAGGGAGCCCGAATTCGTCTCCGTCGCACGAGAAAATTGCATATGAAGCGCTATTCCCTATCTGTAAATGGTGATCAGGTAAAATTTGTAGTGGACGAGGAGTCAAGGACCTGTCATGGTAAACGCTGTGAAGTGACAATTAAGCCAACTTCTGGGCTCAACACCGTCGGCCTTACTGCTTGTATCGAATCTCGCGGCAAGTCTCGTATTGTGCAGATTGGCTCAGTTCCTACGGGTTTGGACAATGGCTTTAAGTCGAAGCGTTGCTCACGGCGGAAGTACTAATTCAGTTTTTATCCCAGATTTAATTCTTTAGCCCTCAGCCCTTAGATTTCAGCTCAGTTTTTGTGTTAGCTCACCTGTATGTGAATTACGTGCAGGTGGGTTACTGTGTCCGATTGCCAATAAATTTGCGCACAACTGAGTGTCGAACTGCATAAACCCCTCAAGCCCGACGTGCAAGTAACTATCAACCGCGCAACACTCCATTACGCGTTGAGTCACACAACTATTCCAAGGAATCATTACGATGAGCCTCTTCCGTCGCTTTAGTTTACCTGCCTTGATGCTAACCACCCTGGTTGGTTCTGCCATGAGCATCGCCGCAACGCCTCAATTAGCTGATGCTTCTTCTTTCGTTCGTACAGGTTCTCTTAGAGAAGACTTCAATAACAAGTATGACCGCAAGCACTACGTCCGTGGCGAGTGCTTCGTGAAGAAGAGACGCAATAGAATCTTTATTACTCTGCCGACAGGCAGTGGCAAGGGAGCAAGAGTTCGTCCTGCGACTGAAGTTAAGTGCTATGCCACCGTGCATAAGCGTCGACTCGCTGCAATTCGTCTCCGTCGCACACGAAAATTGCATGTGAAGAGCTATTTTGTCGATATCGTTGGTGATCAGGTGCGATTTTCAGCCACCAAGAAGTCACGGACCTGTAATGGTAAAGCCTGTGGTATCAAGATTAAGTCAGATCGTAACAACAAAACTGTAGGTATGACTGCTTGTATTGAATCGCGCGGCAAGTCGCGTATTGTGCGTGTGGGCATGGTTCCTACGGGTTTGGACAGAGGCTTTAAGGCGAAGCGATGCTCACAGCGGAAGTACTAGATGGCGGTTTTCTCCTTTAGCCCTCAGCCCTTAGATTTCAGCTCAGTTTGTGTGTTAGCTCACCTGTATGGGATTCCCATGCGGGTGGGTTTGTTGTTGTGCTCCAGCGCCGATCACCCCAGCAAGGACTAACCCTCACGATAGATTTTGCTCATGGATAGATGCCATTCCGGAGTCCAGCCAGTTAAATTTCGGACATAGCAAAAAACGATTCAACCCTGCATGTCCCTCGCCTACCTCGTTAACCAACACCCAAAATGCAGTCAGAGCTTCATTCGCCGCGAAATTCTCGCAGTGGAAGCTCAAGGCATTCCGGTAAAGCGGTTTTCCGTGCGTTCCGGCGAAGACTTGATCGTTGACCCCGCCGACCAGGCCGAACTCGAAAAAACGCGGGTCATCCTGGGCGTGGGTGCCTTGGGGCTTGCCCAAGCGGTGCTCAAAACCCTAATTCGCAATCCCATTAAATTCCTGAAAGCGCTGCGATTCACCTACCAAGTTGGCGCGAAGTCCGATCGCGGATTGCCGGTGCATTTCATCTACCTCGCCGAAGCCTGCGTCCTCAAGGGCTGGCTCCAGCGTGAAGGCGTGCGCCACATCCACGTCCACTTCGGCACCAACTCCACCATGGTCGCGATGCTTTGCCGTGCCCTAGGTGGCCCGACCTACAGCTTTACGGTGCATGGCCCCGAGGAATTCGATCGGGTTACGGGCATTGGTCTCAAAGCCAAGATTAAGCATGCCGCCTTTGTTGTCGGCATTAGTTCCTTTGGCCGCAGTCAACTCTACCGCTGGTGCAACCACAGCGAGTGGGATAAGCTCCACATCGTCCACTGTGGCGTAGATGATGCCTATCTGACCCAGCCCGTTGGCACTATCCCAGAAGCCCCCAATTTGGTCTGTGTGGGCCGTTTATGTGAGCAAAAGGGTCAACTCTTACTCGTTGAGGCCATTCGGCGTCTAGTGGCCGAGGGCGTGCCCTGTCATTTGACGTTGGTTGGGGATGGCGAACATCGTGGGCCGATCGAAACCCTCATCCAACAGCACCAACTCCAAAACCACATCAAAATCACCGGCTATGCCACCGGTGATCAAGTGCAGAAATATATTTTGAATTCACGGGCATTTGTTTTGCCGAGTTTCGGCGAAGGCTTACCTGTAGCGATTATGGAAGCCCTCGCCCTCGGTCGGCCTGTCGTCACCAGCTACATCGCCGGGATTCCGGAACTGATCAAGCCAGGACAGAACGGTTGGTTAGTTCCGGCTGGGGACGTGGATACGCTGGTGGGAGCACTACGACAGGTATTGAGCACAGGCATTGATCAACTGGAACAGATGGGACAGAGAGGTGCCGAAGCCGTTGCCCAGGAACATAATGTTCACACCGAAGCGCAGAAACTGAAGCGATTGTTCGACACCTGTTTGTTCTAGCTCACTGCCCATCAGCGCCGTACGGATGGACAGTGTAGGATGCATTAGAAGCGGAGCTTGCCACTGCGGTAGTGGTAGCGGCCTTTGTTGCCGACAACGCTGATCTTAATCTTCACGAAGTCAGGCTTCCGACCCCGGTATTTGCGGGGCTTCCGAGTCTTGAAGACATACTGGCTAGCGGTGCCGCGATATTTTGCTGTAAAACGGCGAGGACCGTAGTAGGAAGTAACGTTAACAACGTAGGGAGGACGGTTCTGGTTATAGCAATCGACGTGCCAGTCGAAAAACAGTTTGTCAAAGTGGACATGGCGTACTTTAGTACGCAATACGGGAATGACACTAAACTTCCGCTTGATCACACGTTTCTTGATACGTCTCTTGCCTTCACCACGATACTTGTAACGATCGAGTCGGACTTTGACGCAGCTGTTTTTCTTGGCCGATGCAATTAACTGAGGTGCATTTTGATTGCTGGGTTGAGCTGTGGCTACGTTGTTATTCAGTGGCAGCAAGGGGGCAGCCGTCAGTGCTAAAGCCGCGATCGGAGCAAATTGACGAAACATATCGATGGTCTCCTGAAAATCAGATGTTGTTTGTTGTGTTATGCGAGTGAGAACACTTGAGCTGTGGCGATTATGGAAGCTCTTTAAAACTGTGAGTCGGAAAGGTGCCGAAGCCGTTGCTCAGGAACATAATGTCCACACCGAAGCGCAAAAATTAAAGCAATCGTTCGACACCTGTTTGTTCTAATGCACCACTTACGTTAGAGCCGAGTCATTCATCCAGGGTTAGAACTGGATCTTGCCACTGCGGTAGTGGTAGCGGCCTTTGTTGCCGACAACGCTGATCTTAATCTTCACGAAGTCAGGCTTCCGACCCCAGTAGCGACGGGGCTTCCGAGTCTTGAAGACATACTCGCTAGCAGTTCCGCGATATTTTGCGGTATAACGGCGCTTGCCGTAGTAAGAAGTAACTGTTACACGATAGGGAGGATTATTCTGGTTATAGCAATCGACATGCCAGTCGAAATACATTTTGTCGAAGTGACGATAGCCTTTCTTAATAACGATCCGCTTTTTCCCACCAATATTGACGCGAACACGACGACGCACACGCTTCTTGGCTTCGCCCCGATAGTCATAGCGATCAAGCCGCACCTGAACACAGCTATTTTGCTTGCGCGCGGCTAACTGTGTCTTCTGTTGTTGCTGGCCAGCCAGTGCCACATTGTTAGTCAATGGCAGCATAGGGGCCCCGACAGTCATAGCAACGGCAGCGATCGATGCGATTTGACGAAACATATTGATAGTCTC
The Romeriopsis navalis LEGE 11480 DNA segment above includes these coding regions:
- a CDS encoding glycosyltransferase, with amino-acid sequence MSLAYLVNQHPKCSQSFIRREILAVEAQGIPVKRFSVRSGEDLIVDPADQAELEKTRVILGVGALGLAQAVLKTLIRNPIKFLKALRFTYQVGAKSDRGLPVHFIYLAEACVLKGWLQREGVRHIHVHFGTNSTMVAMLCRALGGPTYSFTVHGPEEFDRVTGIGLKAKIKHAAFVVGISSFGRSQLYRWCNHSEWDKLHIVHCGVDDAYLTQPVGTIPEAPNLVCVGRLCEQKGQLLLVEAIRRLVAEGVPCHLTLVGDGEHRGPIETLIQQHQLQNHIKITGYATGDQVQKYILNSRAFVLPSFGEGLPVAIMEALALGRPVVTSYIAGIPELIKPGQNGWLVPAGDVDTLVGALRQVLSTGIDQLEQMGQRGAEAVAQEHNVHTEAQKLKRLFDTCLF
- a CDS encoding DUF3421 domain-containing protein; the protein is MFRQIASISALALATAPMVALNSSMASAAPTIQARSIKQQTKVNGRNVNYIRHSKQGYYINHGKGIWYEGNAGNPTEFKFQEVQRDEWSVYLLDRSRNVRIQLDLHRKKVIYSARGQRSDLYNITSAQSKKMINAGNVNYVRHSRGAYVNRGNNKWVSTDRRNQVERNFEEVQRDEWSVYLLDRSRNIQVQLDLYRKRVSYKMRGRKSDRYRITNVSTRTPRITTARKRLTWVNARNGEVPRRAVMGGRETGRRLYICRANYNGGVHPGKIVANNCNISYAGKEIEMPKYQALVNLKRLPLTWKNASNGSIPRKAVMGGRETGRRLFVCRARYKGGVHPGKLVARNCNIGYAGQEIEVPRYQVLVRR